GAACCCGAAAAGCATTCACAAGGGAGGTACCATGCTCGACCTTCGCTTGCTTCGCCTATCGACGAACCTTTACCTGGAAGCCTACTTGAACTTGAAGGGTGAACCGGTAACGCTAGGCTTGATTATTGTGCCTGGTGGCGACAAGTCTATGGAAGACTATGATGATGGTGGCGATGACGAAGAAGAAGGCTTGATGATGGAATAGCGAAAAAAGACTTGCAAAAGCTTGCGCGATAGAATATATTGGGGATATACAACAAACTAAGAGGAGGAACAATTATGAAACAAAAACTTTTATTCTTCGCTGCCGCGGTTCTGCTTTTTGCCGCGTGCTCGGACGATTCTTCAATCCAGTCGAGTACGGATAAGACGTCCAAGGTTACGACTTCGTGCAAGTTTGATGACTCCTGGTTCGAAGAAGCCTCTGCAAACGGTGGCTTTGCCTTGAAGAAAATGGCTTATGAGGAGTCGGAGCGGGAGCTGGGACGTAGTTTCTATGTCGTGGACCAGGAGGATTCTGTGCTTTTTGTGGTCACGGGAGTAGTTGATGCTTGCAATAGGTTGATTCGTGATATAGGCATGCGCATGGAGGGCGATACGCTCTACGCGACCCTAAACTATGAGCCGGATGTGGGGACAAATTGCCTCTGTTTTTGGGTGGATATGTCGTTTACGGCAGCAAAAAAGTATGGATCAGCGAAGACGATAATTATTGGTGACGAGGTATTCCCGTACCGCGAAAAGGCTGAAAAGGCGGAATCTTCTTCGGAAGAGTGAGTTTTGAGATTCTTTTACCCAAAAAACACCTTTTTGCCGGTCCGCCCGGCATTTTTTATTATATATTTGCTACAGATAGATTTATAAGGAGTTCTTATGAAAAAGTTTGTCAAGGCTTCTCTTGTTGCGGCAATGCTTGCTGCTCCGATCATGGCCGACGAAGAATTTGGCGGTATTGGTGTCACGATTTATCAGATTCGTGACGGCGTGAAGGTGGCCGAGGTTATTCCGGGTACTCCTGCTGCAGATACCAAGCTCCAGGCTGGCGACGTGATTACCGCTGTCGATGGAGTGAGCCTCAAGGGTAACGATATCGAAGCATCTAAGTCTATGCTCCGTGGTACGGTGAACAAGCCGCTGGAAATCACTTACGTGAGCGAAGGCGAAACTTATACCGCAACCATCCGTCGCGCCCAGATTACCGTGAAGGATTTGGAAAGCGCCAAGGTGGAATCCTGGTACAACAAGGCTGAATTCAACGCCCAGGAACTTGAAACCTACGCAAGCGCTACCGAAAGCAACAA
This genomic window from Fibrobacter sp. UWB5 contains:
- a CDS encoding PDZ domain-containing protein; the encoded protein is MKKFVKASLVAAMLAAPIMADEEFGGIGVTIYQIRDGVKVAEVIPGTPAADTKLQAGDVITAVDGVSLKGNDIEASKSMLRGTVNKPLEITYVSEGETYTATIRRAQITVKDLESAKVESWYNKAEFNAQELETYASATESNNKQLVAVLQQGSLVASDAKVRATNLNGIYVERVNEFAPAPKVNGNMKPASALLKGFSRKAISFDLKSAGTAIITILNSDGAEVASLRADNAQPGFNTLRWNGENVPSGRYLVRIDHNGSVSGKNAVLK